The proteins below come from a single Spirochaetia bacterium 38H-sp genomic window:
- the coaD gene encoding pantetheine-phosphate adenylyltransferase: MKKAIYPGTFDPPTYGHINVIERIACIFETVTILIAANPSKNRLFSKQERHDFMSRLTERFSNVIVDTWDGLVVDYARQKDIRVIVRGVRALGDFNHEFELAMLNKGLNPEIETLFIPTDPRYFVLRSSTIKEIVSFGGDVSNLVPDFIEQELRKKLL, translated from the coding sequence ATGAAAAAAGCGATTTATCCTGGAACTTTTGATCCTCCTACATATGGTCATATCAATGTAATAGAGAGGATTGCATGTATCTTTGAAACCGTTACTATCCTTATTGCTGCCAATCCAAGCAAAAACAGGTTGTTTTCTAAACAGGAAAGGCATGATTTTATGTCAAGGCTAACAGAAAGATTTTCCAACGTAATTGTGGATACGTGGGACGGGCTTGTTGTGGATTATGCAAGGCAGAAGGATATTAGAGTGATTGTCAGAGGTGTAAGGGCTCTGGGAGATTTTAATCATGAGTTTGAGCTTGCTATGCTCAACAAGGGGCTTAATCCTGAGATAGAAACTCTTTTTATTCCTACAGATCCCAGATATTTTGTATTGCGTTCTTCTACCATAAAAGAGATTGTTTCTTTTGGTGGAGATGTTTCCAATCTTGTTCCTGATTTTATAGAACAGGAACTAAGGAAAAAGCTTTTATAG
- a CDS encoding OmpA family protein, which produces MRFFYVFLLFLLNVSLAFSQTAYRLPDEVKIVEKHNYSHSINGRYVGHIYRELRGRLKKKGSVYKGTAYFLESLTHLAPSVPQRVDNEVKVSYMPDASSDFLELFPTYKAIPFLPAEGIVTGEPWRGFGYVGVDPLGTGDVKNIRVYVEYRYAGTQEYQGRQVHVVSGQFALRFSDDRVNGLIKSEGKHLLTVYVTEYGEPVFIKDSFDDNFLFSDKTSVKNKGFVLVWFYDIVPFDYSSTIPLIVKSMGDETYVPLDTKKPDASVSKYKEKTTGDEDKDAEAIDNETDKQFFAKLNDQDSVEKTEEGIKITIRSLRFVANSAELLAGEEKKLETLAENLKKIPGRTILITGHTADIGRPTAQKNLSIERAKKIVEQLVNLGVDGSRLIYQGKGGTEPIADNSTEEGRALNRRVEITIMED; this is translated from the coding sequence ATGCGCTTTTTTTATGTCTTTTTGTTATTTTTATTAAACGTATCTCTTGCTTTCTCTCAGACAGCATACAGGCTGCCTGACGAGGTCAAAATTGTAGAAAAGCATAACTATTCTCACTCCATAAACGGGCGTTATGTTGGGCATATTTACCGCGAGCTAAGAGGGCGTCTTAAAAAGAAGGGAAGCGTATATAAAGGGACAGCATATTTTTTGGAATCTTTGACACACCTTGCGCCTTCTGTGCCACAGAGGGTAGATAATGAGGTGAAGGTTTCTTATATGCCGGATGCTTCTTCTGATTTTTTGGAATTATTTCCAACTTATAAAGCTATTCCTTTTTTACCGGCAGAAGGGATTGTGACTGGAGAGCCTTGGAGAGGATTTGGCTATGTGGGGGTGGATCCGCTGGGAACAGGGGATGTAAAAAACATCAGGGTCTACGTTGAATACAGATATGCCGGTACACAGGAGTATCAAGGCAGACAGGTGCATGTCGTAAGCGGGCAGTTTGCTCTCAGATTCTCCGATGACAGGGTAAACGGGCTTATAAAGAGTGAGGGAAAACACTTGCTTACTGTTTATGTTACGGAGTATGGCGAGCCTGTTTTTATCAAAGATAGTTTTGATGATAATTTTCTGTTCTCCGATAAAACAAGTGTTAAAAACAAAGGCTTTGTGCTTGTCTGGTTTTACGATATCGTTCCTTTTGATTACTCTTCCACCATTCCGCTTATTGTAAAATCTATGGGAGATGAGACCTATGTTCCTTTAGACACAAAAAAACCTGATGCATCAGTATCAAAATATAAAGAAAAAACAACAGGAGACGAGGATAAAGATGCTGAAGCCATAGATAATGAGACAGATAAACAATTTTTTGCAAAACTAAATGATCAGGATAGTGTGGAAAAGACAGAAGAAGGGATAAAAATTACTATAAGGTCCCTGCGCTTTGTTGCAAATAGCGCAGAACTTCTGGCAGGTGAGGAGAAAAAACTAGAAACACTTGCAGAAAATCTAAAAAAGATTCCCGGAAGAACAATCCTTATAACAGGGCATACCGCGGACATAGGTAGACCTACTGCTCAGAAGAATCTGTCCATAGAGAGAGCAAAAAAGATTGTCGAGCAATTAGTAAACCTGGGAGTGGATGGCTCACGGTTGATATACCAAGGCAAGGGCGGTACAGAACCCATTGCTGACAATAGCACAGAAGAAGGGAGAGCACTCAACAGACGCGTTGAGATTACTATCATGGAAGACTAG
- a CDS encoding ABC transporter ATP-binding protein has translation MEDIILSDITKTFVPSRSVWQFIRGIKEDNEPVFCLDNISLTIPAGKTTVIIGPTGCGKTTLLKIIAGLIHHDTGKILYGDKELSELPPGERRIGMVFQNYALYPHFNVKDNIMSYFFFKKLSKNWTEEDERDAEEKYRRTSRLLDVKLEHLSGRFPKNLSGGEKQRVAIGRCITRDPRLFLMDEPFSNLDQPLREKYRVQLKKLLSYFNITTIYVTHDQHEALLLADKIVVMREGRIEQEGSPEELYENPRNIFVAEFLNPHRFMQSLNLIPGDILSDEYLGRVIGIRPEYIDIPAKKSVKLNNVVKAEVKDIGSFPLDNKRIIKLELEDSSVIETEAEGDFRIGETVEVSFSRFFVFDSITGERIATHIA, from the coding sequence ATGGAAGATATTATACTTTCTGATATAACAAAGACCTTTGTTCCTTCCCGTTCTGTTTGGCAGTTTATAAGAGGGATAAAAGAAGACAATGAACCTGTGTTTTGTCTTGATAATATATCTCTCACAATTCCTGCAGGTAAAACAACTGTTATAATAGGCCCCACAGGATGCGGTAAAACAACATTGCTCAAGATAATAGCGGGATTAATCCATCACGATACCGGTAAAATATTATATGGTGACAAAGAATTGTCAGAACTTCCACCAGGAGAAAGAAGGATAGGCATGGTTTTTCAAAATTATGCGCTTTATCCTCACTTTAATGTAAAAGATAACATAATGTCTTACTTCTTCTTTAAAAAATTAAGCAAGAACTGGACAGAAGAAGACGAAAGAGATGCAGAAGAAAAATACAGAAGAACCAGTCGCCTTTTGGATGTTAAGCTAGAGCATCTTTCCGGGAGATTTCCTAAAAACCTGTCGGGAGGAGAAAAGCAGCGGGTTGCCATAGGCAGATGTATCACACGAGACCCTAGGCTGTTTCTTATGGATGAGCCTTTTTCCAATCTCGATCAGCCTCTTAGAGAAAAATACAGAGTACAACTTAAAAAACTTCTTAGTTATTTTAATATTACTACGATTTATGTTACTCATGACCAGCACGAAGCCCTTCTGTTAGCAGATAAGATTGTTGTGATGAGGGAAGGGAGGATAGAGCAGGAAGGTAGTCCAGAAGAGCTCTATGAAAATCCCCGGAACATATTTGTTGCCGAGTTTTTAAATCCGCATAGATTTATGCAGTCTCTCAACCTCATACCCGGAGATATCCTATCCGATGAATATCTGGGAAGAGTAATAGGAATACGTCCGGAATATATCGATATACCGGCAAAAAAAAGTGTCAAGCTTAACAATGTTGTAAAAGCAGAAGTAAAAGATATAGGAAGTTTTCCTCTGGATAACAAGCGTATTATCAAGCTTGAGCTTGAAGACAGCTCTGTTATAGAAACAGAAGCAGAAGGTGATTTTAGGATAGGAGAGACTGTGGAGGTCTCTTTTTCCAGGTTTTTTGTTTTTGACAGCATCACAGGAGAACGAATCGCTACACATATAGCGTAG
- a CDS encoding lysophospholipase, whose amino-acid sequence MYNYKEEVIFSENIRYFYRTWKNPKNRAIVFICHGIGEHSGNFVELGGLIADAGYMVIAPDHYGHGQSGGKKGYIPSWETFRNEIKLILSKENADGMPVILYGHSMGATIVLDYFIRNQENIGGAVVTAPALSLDGVSGIKKLLGRFMAKIKPDFQLESGLDTSYLTKDKDMMARLFSDPLAHGKATPRLMLEIEEVINYCHENANKIEKPILIMQGEKDRIVSPEATKSFFSNIKTEDKTLILVPNGMHKIEHDTEREESIEKILNWLKKHN is encoded by the coding sequence ATGTATAATTATAAAGAAGAAGTAATATTTTCCGAGAATATCAGGTATTTTTATAGGACATGGAAAAACCCAAAGAACAGAGCAATTGTATTTATATGCCATGGCATAGGAGAGCACTCAGGTAATTTTGTCGAGCTGGGAGGTCTTATTGCAGATGCAGGATACATGGTAATTGCTCCGGATCATTACGGACATGGACAGTCAGGCGGCAAGAAAGGCTATATCCCCTCATGGGAAACCTTTAGAAACGAAATAAAGCTAATTTTATCCAAAGAAAATGCAGACGGTATGCCTGTTATTCTGTATGGCCACAGCATGGGAGCTACCATTGTGCTTGATTATTTTATAAGAAACCAGGAAAACATAGGAGGAGCTGTGGTTACTGCACCTGCACTGTCTTTGGACGGGGTATCGGGTATAAAAAAACTACTGGGCAGATTTATGGCAAAAATAAAACCCGATTTTCAACTGGAATCCGGACTGGATACCTCGTATTTGACAAAGGATAAGGATATGATGGCAAGGCTTTTTTCGGATCCATTGGCACATGGGAAAGCAACACCAAGGCTAATGCTGGAAATAGAAGAAGTAATCAATTATTGCCACGAGAATGCAAATAAAATAGAAAAGCCAATCTTGATAATGCAGGGAGAAAAAGACAGGATAGTATCACCGGAAGCCACAAAATCATTTTTCTCAAACATAAAAACAGAAGATAAAACCCTGATATTAGTACCTAACGGAATGCACAAAATAGAACATGATACGGAAAGGGAGGAAAGTATAGAAAAAATACTTAACTGGTTAAAAAAACATAACTAA